One segment of Gopherus evgoodei ecotype Sinaloan lineage chromosome 20, rGopEvg1_v1.p, whole genome shotgun sequence DNA contains the following:
- the LOC115637767 gene encoding zinc finger protein 3-like — protein sequence MTHKGAASEMPCLRVVELWGTPFQTAKPLFPLFKPDVISQLEQEEEPWAPDFQGSEEREILRGSCMTGEGMVRETVEQTPQQEEEQLEAHGALLQRCKGSVSRCCEQGKGSQGQHRPEKRQGNQPVQKVGISVHYRETHKGLKEATAWQRILTGERNNMGFESGKKFRRCSHHQRIHTGVRPYGCCECGKTFAQRSSLIRHQRIHTGEKPHECCVCGKTFAQCSHLICHQKMHTGEKPRGCCECRKTFTRSSGLIRHQRIHTGEKPYGCCECGKTFARKSGLITHQRIHTGEKPYECHECGKTFHHSFSLMYHQRRCKGDKHHENLV from the exons ATGACACACAAGGGTGCTGCCTCCGAAATGCCCTGTCTCAGAGTGGTGGAGCTGTGGGGAACACCCTTCCAAACAGCAAAGCCTC TGTTCCCACTTTTCAAACCCGATGtcatctcccagctggaacaagagGAAGAGCCGTGGGCCCCAGATTTCCAGggctcagaggaaagagagatcctgagaggCAGCTGCATGA caggtgaGGGGATGGTGAGAGAGACTGTGGAGCAGACGCCTCAGCAGGAAGAGGAGCAACTGGAAGCACATGGGGCGTTGTTGCAAAGATGCAAAGGGAGTGTGTCCAGGTGTTGCGAGCAGGGAAAAGGCTCTCAGgggcagcacaggccagagaagcgTCAGGGGAACCAGCCAGTGCAGAAAGTTGGAATATCTGTTCACTATCGGGAAACTCACAAAGGCCTCAAGGAAGCCACAGCCTGGCAGAGAATCCTTACGGGAGAGAGAAATAACATGGGCTTTGAGAGTGGGAAAAAGTTCAGGAGGTGCTCAcaccatcagagaatccacactggagtgAGACCCTATGGATGCtgcgagtgcgggaaaaccttcgctCAGCGCTCATCTCTTATTcgccatcagaggatccacacaggggagaaaccccatgaatgctgtgtgtgcgggaaaaccttcgctCAGTGCTCACACCTTATTTGCCATCAGAAGATGCACACGGGGGAGAAACCCCGTGGATGCTGTGAGTGCCGGAAAACCTTCACTCGGAGTTCAGGCCTTATTcgccatcagaggatccacacaggggagaaac CCTATGGATGCtgcgagtgtgggaaaaccttcgctCGGAAATCTGGCCTTATtacacatcagaggatccacacaggggagaaaccctatgaatgccatgagtgcgggaaaaccttccaTCACAGCTTTTCTCTTATGTATCACCAGAGAAGGTGCAAGGGAGATAAACACCATGAAAATCTTGTCTAG